From Anopheles arabiensis isolate DONGOLA chromosome 3, AaraD3, whole genome shotgun sequence, a single genomic window includes:
- the LOC120904697 gene encoding DNA-directed RNA polymerases I, II, and III subunit RPABC5 — protein sequence MIIPVRCFTCGKVIGNKWEAYLGLLQAEYTEGDALDALGLKRYCCRRMLLGHVDLIEKLLNYAPLEK from the exons ATGATTATCCCGGTACGGTGTTTCACCTGCGGCAAGGTTATTGGCAACAAGTGGGAAGCATACCTTGGATTGCTCCAGGCCGAATATACCGAAGG TGATGCCCTCGATGCGCTCGGCCTGAAACGGTACTgctgccgacggatgctgctcGGTCACGTCGATCTGATCGAAAAACTGCTCAACTACGCACCACTCGAGAagtag